GCAAGGAATTGCAGGAAGCACTGGATGAGCTGGACAAGTAGGAGCTGGCTTGCCAGCGAAGCTTCTGGCGGTCTCAAGAACCATTCGCTGGCAAGCCACGGTCAATGATCCCGAAACTCCTTATGGCACGCACTACAGGCATCTTCGACTTTCTGCACCGCCGGCCCCAGATTACTGGCCTTGTAGGGCTGAACCTTGCTGGCAATCACCAGTTCACCGGTGGCGCCTTCAAGGGTGCGGGCCATTTCCTGGAAGCGTGCCTGCTTCTGCCAGACATCATCCTTGGCGCTGGTGTGATCCTCTTCGCGCACCTGCGGGAAATGTTTCCAAGGCTCACGGGACAACGTATCGAGCTTCACCGCGCCATCGGCGAATTTCGGGCCATCGAACGGAATACGCCCACGCAACATGCCGCCCAGGTCTTCGCCAGTCTTGAGCATCTGCTTGAAGATCGCCTTGCGCAGACCCAGCGGCGAATTCGGGTCGACACCACCGCAGGCGGACAAGGTCAGGCAGGCCAGCAATACAACAGAAAGTCTTTTAAGAGTCATGGTGGCTTCAGGTCACTGGAAACGGCGGCCAGTATCCTCGCGTCACCGGCAAAGACCAATAGCCCTATTATCAATATGGGTTGTTTGAGCGCATGGAGCACTCAGGCAACCGGCAAAGGAATTACTCCATGAACAGCCGTTTCAAGGCATGGCGTCACAACCTGGCCTGGTCCCTTCCGATGGTGGCCGTGCTAGCGGGTTGCACCGGCGGCGACAGCAGCAAACCGAAAACCCACGCACTGGCGACCTACACCAGCGCTACTTGGGAAGCGCTTCCGGCGGTGTCGGACAACGACCTCGTCGCCGGCTTCGGCTCGTGGCGCAGCGCCTGCACCCGACTCAAGGCCGACCCGGTCTGGGGCGGCACCTGTGCGGCTTCCGCCAATGTGCAACCAACCGCCAATGACATTCGCGGTTTCCTCAAACAGAACCTGGACGTCTACGGTCTGCGTGCCGCTAATGACAATCCCAACGGCCTGATTACCGGTTACTACGAACCGGTATACCCCGGCAGCCTGACCCAGACCGAAGACGCCAACATCCCGGTGTACGGTGTACCCGAGGATATGATCATCGTCTCGCTGGACAGTATCTACCCGGAACTCAAAGGCAAACGCCTGCGCGGGCGACTCGAAGGTCGCGTGCTCAAGCCATACGACGATGCGGCAACCATTGAAACCCAAGGCATAAAGGCGCCGGTGATTGCCTGGCTGACCGACCCGATGAACCTGCAGTTTCTGCAAATCCAGGGCTCGGGTCGCATCCAGCTTGATGACGGTCGTCAGTTGCGCATCGGTTACGCCGACCAGAATGGCCACCCATATCGACCCATCGGCCGCTGGCTGGTGGACCAAGGTGAGTTGAAGAAAGAAAACGTGACCATGGGCGCTATCAGCACCTGGGCCAAAGCCAATCCGACGCGCATTCCCGAACTGCTCGGCAGCAACCCCAGCTATGTCTTCTTCAATCGCAACCCGGATAGCAACGAAGGGCCGCGCGGCTCGCTGAATGTGCCGCTGACCGCAGGTTATAGCGCGGCGGTGGACCGCAAGGTGATTCCGCTCGGCAGCCTGTTGTGGTTATCGACCACACGCCCGGATGGCAGCGCACTGGTACGTCCGGTGGCCGCGCAAGATACTGGCGGCGCGATTGTCGGCGAGGTCCGTGCGGACCTGTTCTGGGGCACAGGCGAGGCGGCCGGGCAATTGGCCGGCGACATGAAACAGCAAGGACAGATCTGGATGCTTTGGCCTAAAGGGGCGGCGTTACCGCAAGTACCTCAAGTTGCCGATGCGGCTAAAGCCAGCCCTTGAATTCTGCGGCGATTGTATAGATAGCAATCGCGGGCAAGTCGAATCGTCGCACCGCCGCTCCCACAGGGATTGTGCATAACCTGTAGGCTTGCCCGCGATGAGGTCGGTAAAAACACTGAAGCAGTGTCAGACCGACACCACAAAGAAACTGACAATCAGCCCCATGCCAATGGTCCATACCAGCGACCGCAGAATCGCCCAGTCCGCCAGATAGCAAATGATGTAGAGCAGTCGACTGGTAATAAACAACACCGAGAGCACATTGATCGTCACCAGCTCGGCATTGCCGGCCAGGTGAGCGACGATTACCGCCGCCGCGAACGCCGGGGTCACTTCGAAGCTGTTCAACTGCGCCGAATGTGCACGCCTGGCCACGCCTTCGAGCGAATCCAGAAACGCCCTCGGGTCGTGATTCTGTTTCAGCCCGAACTTGCCACCGCTGAACTTGGCGACACCTGTGCATAGATACGGCAAGCAGATCGCAATCAAAATGCACCACAGAGCAACCGTCATAACGCAGTCCCTTTTTTTAAGTTATAGAGAATCGAATTCCATCAGAGGCGACTAAAACTTCATCACCAACATGCCAATCAGCACCAGCCCACAAGCTAAGAGCCGAGACCTGCCGAAAGGTTCTTTCAGGTAGCGCATACCGAACAGCACCACCAGAATCACACTGATTTCGCGCAGCGCCGCCGCTTCGGCAATCGAACCGAGTTGCATGGCCCACAGCACCAGAGCGTAACTGAACAGCACGCAACACCCGACCGCCAACCCTAACCGCCACTGCTCTCGCCAGAACAGCATGAACGCCGGCCGCTTGCCTACCAGCGCCAGCACCGGGAACGGCCAGGCGCTGAGCAAGGTGACCCACACCAGGTAATCCAGCGGGTGCGACCAGTGCCGCAAGGCCTGGCCATCGATGAAGGTGTAGCAACCGATGCACAATCCGATCAGCGCCACCACCGGCAGCATTGACCACGGCAGACGCACCCCGCCACCGCCCTGCCAGAGCAGGCACAACATGCCGAACGGGATCAGCAAAATGCCGAAGATCTGCTGAGCCGTCAGCACTTCCCCGGCGAAAATCAGCGTCAGTGCCAGCACCACCAGCGGCGACAGGCCACGCATCAAGGGATAGACCAGACCGAGATCGCCAACCCGATAGGCCTGGATCAACAGGTAGCGATAGAGCAACTCAAATGCCGCTGAAGCCAGAATCCATGGCCACATCTCCAGTGGCGGCGACGCCACGAACGGCAGCATCAGCGCGACAAACAGCATCGCCACACTGTCCATGCAGGCCACCACCAACAGGCGCTCCGCGCTGAATTTGATCAGGGTATTCCACGCCGCGTGCAACAGCGCCGCCACCAACACCAGAACCGTCGCAAGCACGGCACACTCCTTTTGTTGCCCGCCTCTCCCCTGGCAGGAGCACGGCTTGCCGGCGATATCGCTCTTCAGATCGCCATCGCCAGCAAGCCATGCTCCTACATGATCATTTCTTGATTTTCTGCCATTCGGATTCCTGCCCCTGCTGCGCAGATGTCTTCGGCGGTCCGCTTTCGCTGCGAATCTGCGCATGACTGATCAGCGCGAAGATAAAACTGCCACCGATGATGTTCCCCACCAGCGTCGGCCCAGCGAATACCAGCCAAAAATCCTTCCAAGGCAACTCACCGGCAAACACCAGGTACGAGACCTCGACCGACCCAACCACAATGTGGGTGAAATCGCCCAGCGCCATGAAATAGGTGATGAGGATGATGATCCACATCTTGGCGCTTTCCATGGACGGAATCATCCAGACCATGGTGGCGATCATCCAGCCGGAGATGATGCCTTTGGCGAACATCTTGCTCGCATCGTTCTCCATGACCTTGCGCCCGATATCGAGGAAGGCCAGATCGGTCTTGGTGTCGAAAATCGGCAGGTGCAGCATCACGTACGCCACCAGCAAGGTGCCGCAGAGGTTGCCCACCAACACTACCGACCACAGCCGAAACAACCGACCGAAATTACCCAGCGTAGGCTTGCTCATGATCGGCAATACGGCAGTCAGGGTGTTCTCGGTGAAGAGTTGCTGACGGGCGAGGATCACCGCTAGAAAACCTGCGCAGTAACCAAAGCTGGCAATCACCTTGAAGCCTTCACCGTCCGGCAGACGCGAGCTGAGCAGCCCCATGCCCATCAGTGACAAGCCCATGGTCAGACCCGCAGCCAGGGCCGACCACCACAACGCCGCAACGCTACGCTCGAGTTCCTGATTACCTTGGGTGCGAATGATTTCGTGCAGCACCGCCGCGCGCGGTGGCTGGTTCTTGTCGACCTCGCGCTGCTCTTGCGCCGAGAGGTCCGGGGTCTTGCCGTCTTTGGGCGTGTCCATAAATCTCCTGAGCCGGTGGCGTGTCGTTTAATTACGACACGCGGGGTTCGGAGCTGTTCACTACCCGACAAAACGAAGCAAACCCTGTGGCGAGGGAACTTGCTCCCGCTCGGCTGCGAAGCAGTCGTAAGATGACGTGAAGTCTGCCTGAAAGAACCCGATGAGAGATTTCCGGGCCGCTTCGCGCTGGAGCGCCAGCCCGGCCCAACGGGAGCAAGCTCCCTCGCCACAGAAGCGGCCATTACCTGCCGATTTCATCATCCTTGAACTGGTCTTTGACATATCTGATCTCGGTCCGGCCGTGCGGCGCGGGCAGGCCGTCTTCGCCCAGGTTCACGAAAACCATCTTCTCCACCGTCAGGATGCTCTTGCGGGTGATCTTGTTGCGCACTTCGCAGGTCAGCGTGATCGAGGTGCGACCGAACTCGGTGGCGGTGATGCCCAGTTCGATGATGTCGCCCTGGCGCGAAGCGCTGACAAAGTTGATTTCGGAAATGTACTTGGTGACCACACGCTGATTGCCCAGCTGGACGATGGCGTAGATCGCCGCTTCTTCATCGATCCAGCGCAACAGGCTGCCGCCGAACAGCGTGCCATTGGGGTTGAGGTCTTCGGGTTTTACCCATTTGCGGGTGTGGAAATTCATGGGGGGCTCCGGGGTGTTTGAGCGATGGTGGTGGATGCCCCCCCAGCTTCAAGTTTCAAGCTACAAGCTGCAAGAAAAACCGACCTGCTCTCGCTTATCGCTTGCAGCTTGCAACTTGTCGCTCAAAGAAAGCTATAATCGCCACCGTTTCAAAACGGTCATCTTCGATTGATACCGTTTTCCCGCCACCTGTCCGAGGGGCGCTGCAGCAGGTTCGACCTGTCAGGCTCGGATGGGGCGTTGACTGGCCATGGCCAGACACTAAACGCACAACGGCGCCCATTCGCATACATTACGAATGGAGGCTCATCATGAGCGCTGTTATCACGCCTGTAGATTTTAACGATTACAAAGTCGCCGACATGTCCCTGGCGGCCTGGGGCCGTCGCGAAACCATCATCGCTGAATCCGAAATGCCAGCCCTGATGGGTCTGCGCCGCAAATATTCCGCCGAGCAACCGCTCAAAGGCGCGAAGATTCTCGGCTGCATCCACATGACCATTCAGACTGCCGTGCTGATCGAAACCCTGGTTGCCCTGGGTGCCGAAGTACGTTGGTCGTCCTGCAACATTTTCTCGACTCAAGACCAGGCCGCTGCCGCGATCGCTGCTGCCGGTATCCCGGTTTTTGCCTGGAAGGGCGAGACTGAAGAAGAGTACGAGTGGTGCCTGGAGCAAACCATCCTCAAAGATGGCGCGCCTTGGGATGCCAACATGATCCTCGACGACGGCGGCGACCTGACCGAGCTGCTGCACAAGAAATACCCGGCGATCCTGGACCGCGTCCACGGCGTCACCGAAGAAACCACCACCGGCGTTCACCGCCTGCTGGACATGCTGGCCAAGGGCGAGCTGAAAATCCCGGCCATCAACGTCAACGACTCGGTGACCAAGAGCAAGAACGACAACAAGTACGGCTGCCGTCACAGCCTGAACGACGCGATCAAGCGCGGCACCGACCACCTGCTGTCCGGCAAGCAAGCGCTGGTCATCGGTTACGGTGACGTGGGCAAGGGCTCGGCCCAGTCCCTGCGCCAGGAAGGCATGATCGTTAAAGTGTCCGAAGTCGACCCGATCTGCGCCATGCAAGCCTGCATGGACGGTTTCGAACTGGTTTCGCCGTTCATCGACGGTATCAACAACGGTACCGAAGCGAGCATCGACAAAGCGCTGCTGGGCAAGATCGACCTGATCGTGACCACCACCGGCAACGTCAATGTTTGCGACGCGAACATGCTCAAAGCCCTGAAGAAGCGCGCTGTTGTCTGCAACATCGGTCACTTCGACAACGAAATTGACACTGCTTTCATGCGCAAGAACTGGGCATGGGAAGAAGTGAAGCCACAGGTTCACAAGGTTCACCGTACCGGCCCGGGCGCTTTCGACGCTCAGAACGACGACTACCTGATCCTGCTGGCCGAAGGCCGTCTGGTTAACCTGGGCAACGCCACTGGCCACCCAAGCCGCATCATGGACGGCTCGTTCGCCAACCAGGTGCTGGCTCAGATCTTCCTGTTCGGCCAGAAGTACGCCGACCTGTCGCCAGCCCAGAAAGCCGAGCGCCTGACCGTTGAAGTACTGCCGAAGAAACTCGACGAAGAAGTGGCCCTGGAAATGGTCCGCGGTTTCGGTGGCGTGGTCACTCAACTGACCAAGCAACAGGCTGACTACATCGGCGTGACCGTCGAAGGCCCGTTCAAGCCGCACGCTTATCGGTACTGACAGCAGCTGCGAGCTACAAGCTCCAAGCGACAAGTAACGGCGATTCGTTTACTTGTGATTTGAGGCTTGAAGCTCGCTTCTTCATCGCTATTACGCAGCCCTGAGCTGTGAGCTTCAAGCGTAAGAGTCGGCGCACCGCCCTCTTGCAGCTTGCAGCTTGCAGCTTGCAGCTGGAGGCCCCCTCCATGTCCCAAGACTGTCGCTACAGCTTCGAGTTCTTCCCTACGAAGACCGATGCTGGACATGAAAAACTGATCGCCACTGCCCGTCAGCTGGCAACCTACAATCCCGACTTCTTCTCCTGCACCTACGGCGCTGGCGGCTCGACTCGTGATCGCACGCTCAACACCGTGTTGCAGCTTGAAAGCGAAGTCAAAGTCCCTGCCGCGCCGCATCTGTCTTGCGTGGGCGACAGCAAGGCCGACCTGCGCGGTCTGCTGAGCCAGTACAAGGCAGCCGGCATCAAACGTATCGTTGCGCTTCGCGGTGACCTGCCCTCGGGTATGGGCATAGCCAGCGGCGAGATGCGTCACGCTAATGACCTGGTTGAATTCATTCGTGAAGAAACCGGCGATCATTTCCACATCGAAGTCGCCGCTTACCCGGAAATGCATCCGCAAGCGCGCAATTTTGAAGACGATCTCAACAACTTCGTGCGCAAGGCCAACGCCGGCGCCAACAGTGCGATCACCCAGTACTTCTTCAACGCCGACAGCTACTTCTATTTTGTCGAGCGTGTACGAGCGAAGGGTGTGAACATCCCGATAGTGCCGGGGATCATGCCGATCACCAACTACAGCAAGTTGGCACGTTTTTCCGACGCTTGCGGTGCGGAAATTCCGCGCTGGATCCGCAAGCAACTGGAAGCTTACGGCGACGACACCCAAAGCATCCAAGGCTTCGGGGAGCAAGTCATCACCGAGATGTGCGAACGCTTGTTGCAAGGTGGTGCGCCAGGGCTGCATTTCTACACGCTGAACCAGGCTGAGCCGAGTCTGGCGGTGTGGAATAACCTGAAGTTGCCGCGTTAAGAAAAGCGCAAGCAAAAGTCAAAGGATCGTCCGAGCGCGGCCCGAGCCTTCGGCGTCTCCTACGTGCCTGTAGGAAATGCCGGAAGCTGCGACCTGTTGCTTTCCAGCGCCCCTTTATTGTGCAGCCATACGCTGAACCCGTGCTTCTGGATCCGCTTTCTGGCTCTTTATGATTTCTCGTCGTAATCTCAACCCATGCCCCTGATCGCTCAGTTACTGACCGTGCTTCTGTTCACTTGCCTGAGCCTCACCGCTCGGGGCGAGAAGCTGCGTATTGTCACCGAACCCTGGGCGCCTTACGTGTATGAGGAAAATGGCAAATCGCTGGGGCTGGACTACGAAACCACGGCCATTGTCTTCAAGCGCCTGGGGATCGACGTGGAATGGCAGTTCCTCCCATGGAAGCGTTGTCTGTCGATGCTCGAGCAAGGCCAAGCGGATGGCGTGCTGGATATTTTCTACAGCGATGAACGCAACGCGACCCTGCTTTATCCCAGCGAACCGCTCTCGCAAGTGGAATTCGTGATGTTCTACACCAACGAGCGACCGTATCCGTTTCACACGCTGGGCGATCTGAAAGGCCTGACCATCGGCACCTCGCCGGGCTACCTGTATAGCAAGGACTTCAGCGAATCGACACTATTCACCCGGGAGCCGGCACCCACCCATGAAGCCAACTTCGGCAAACTGGAGCGCGGTCGCATCGACCTGCTGATCACCGATCGCCGGGTCGGCCAGCATTTGCTCGATCATCTGAACATTCGCGACAAGATCACCGAGAACCCGACCGTCATCAGCCAGCAGAGCCAGTTTCTAGCGGTACGGCGCAATGCCGGGATGGATTTGTTGGTGCAGCGTTTCGGTGCCGAACTCAAACGTTTCAAGCGCGAGCCGGCCTATGCCGAACTGAGCGCCCGCTATGGCGCCAGCCCGGCCACCGACGCACGGACCACCAACGCCACCACAACCAGCAGAAAAACCGTTGAGCAGCAGGAAAGCGGCGCGCAGTGATTGCTCTGTTATACTCCGGCCTTCCCGCCAGGCTCACGCCCGGACGCTCGGACTCGTTCAAGGCATCTCGATCACGCTACAGCGCAGCTTTTCAGCCCGCGCGAGCGCTCCAGACGAGCCTTCGAGGCCCAGCAGGACCGGACGGGATTGCGTCCTCTTAAACGCGATTCGCGCCAGGCAAGACTCCCATTGGGCCAAGCCCTAACTAAAACAGGATTACTCATGTCCTTTGCTTCCCTCGGTCTCTCCGAGGCTTTAGTCCGCGCCATCGAGGCAGCGGGCTATACCGAGCCTACTCCGGTGCAACAGCGGGCCATTCCCGCCGTGTTGCAAGGTCGCGACCTGATGGTTGCAGCGCAGACAGGTACTGGTAAAACCGGCGGCTTCGCCCTTCCGATTCTGGAGCGGTTGTTTCCCAACGGTCACCCGGACAAATCCCAGCGTCACGGCCCGCGCCAACCACGCGTCCTGGTCCTGACTCCAACCCGCGAACTCGCGGCCCAGGTACACGAGAGCTTCAAGGTCTATGCTCGCGACTTGAAGTTCGTCAGCGCCTGCATCTTCGGTGGCGTCGGCATGAACCCCCAGGTTCAGGCGATGTCCCGTGGTGTCGACGTGCTGGTGGCTTGCCCCGGTCGCCTGCTCGACCTCGCCGGCCAAGGCAGCGTCGACCTGTCCCACGTGGAAATCCTCGTGCTGGATGAAGCCGATCGCATGCTCGACATGGGCTTTGTCCATGACGTGAAAAAGGTTCTGGCCCGTCTGCCAGCCAAACGCCAGAACCTGTTGTTCTCGGCGACTTTTTCCAAAGACATCACCGATCTTGCCGGCAAGCTCCTGCACAACCCGGAACGCATTGAAGTCACGCCGCCGAACACCACGGTCGAGCGGATCGAACAGCGCGTATTCCGCCTGGCTGCCAGCCATAAGCGCTCGTTGCTCGCGCACCTGATCACTGCCGGCGCCTGGGAACAGGTGTTGGTGTTCACCCGAACCAAGCATGGCGCCAACCGCCTGGCCGAGTACCTGGACAAACACGGCCTCACCGCCGTCGCCATCCACGGTAACAAGAGCCAGAACGCCCGCACCAAAGCCCTGGCCGACTTCAAGGCCGGTGAAGTGCGCATCCTGGTCGCCACCGACATCGCCGCTCGCGGCCTGGACATCGATCAGTTGCCTCACGTGGTCAACTTCGAGCTGCCGAACGTCGACGAAGATTACGTGCACCGTATCGGTCGTACCGGCCGTGCCGGTCGTTCGGGTGAGGCGATCTCGCTGGTGGCTCCGGACGAAGAAAAGCTGCTGAAAAGCATCGAACGCATGACCAAGCAGAAAATCGCCGACGGCGACCTGATGGGCTTCGATTCCAGCGCTGTGGAAGCCGAGAAACCGGAAGTTCGCGAGCGTCCGGATGTGCGTAACCCGCGCAACCCACGTGGCCCACGCGGCGACGGTCCGAACGGCAGCGGCGGTGGTGGCGGTCGTAAAGACAAAGGCAAGGACAAGGGCGGCAAGGAAAAACCTGCCACCACTGGCCGTGGCGATCGCCCGGCCCGCGAACACAAACCTCGCGAAGGCACCCCGGCCCGCGAGCAACAGCGTCCGGCACCTCGCGCCGCCGCTGACCGTGCTCCGGATGAGTTCCTGGACGACGATGTCGATAACTTCGGTAACCGCGTCGACTACGTGCCTCAAGCCAAACCTGCTCAGGGCCGTGGCCGCCGTCCGGGCGCTCCGGCACAAGGCGCAGGTGCAGGTGCTCCGCGCACCAGTCAGCCACAAGGTCGCCAGAACGGTCCGCGCAGCAGCAGCGGCGCAACCACCGGCACTCCGCCGGCCAAGCGCAGCGGCCCACGCAATGGTGCGCCACGTGACGGCCAGGCCCGTCGCGAAGAGTCCCGCAACCGCCGCCCGGCCCGTGACGAACAACCTCGTTCGGAACCAGCCGTGCAGAACCCGCGTGGTCCGGCACCGAAGATCATTCACAAGGAGTCGAAAAGCGATCGCTTCCCGACACCTGAGCAACTGGATCAACTCCCAGGCCGTCCGCGCGGCGAAAAACCAGCCTTGCTGACTCGCAATCGCTGATTTATCGCTGATATGAAAAATGCCCCGGATCGCAAGATCAGGGGCATTTTTTATGGTCGGCGCGAAAGTTATTTCGCTTTCACACCTTCAAACGTCACGTACAGCTCAACAGCATCAGACGCTGGGCCCAGGTCTTTCTGCTTGCCGAAATCTGAACGCTTGATGCTGGTGGTGCCTTCAAAGCCAGCACGGTAGCCGCCCCACGGATCCTTGCCCTCACCCAGGAAGG
The window above is part of the Pseudomonas sp. B21-048 genome. Proteins encoded here:
- a CDS encoding cytochrome c, which translates into the protein MTLKRLSVVLLACLTLSACGGVDPNSPLGLRKAIFKQMLKTGEDLGGMLRGRIPFDGPKFADGAVKLDTLSREPWKHFPQVREEDHTSAKDDVWQKQARFQEMARTLEGATGELVIASKVQPYKASNLGPAVQKVEDACSACHKEFRDH
- a CDS encoding murein transglycosylase A; the encoded protein is MNSRFKAWRHNLAWSLPMVAVLAGCTGGDSSKPKTHALATYTSATWEALPAVSDNDLVAGFGSWRSACTRLKADPVWGGTCAASANVQPTANDIRGFLKQNLDVYGLRAANDNPNGLITGYYEPVYPGSLTQTEDANIPVYGVPEDMIIVSLDSIYPELKGKRLRGRLEGRVLKPYDDAATIETQGIKAPVIAWLTDPMNLQFLQIQGSGRIQLDDGRQLRIGYADQNGHPYRPIGRWLVDQGELKKENVTMGAISTWAKANPTRIPELLGSNPSYVFFNRNPDSNEGPRGSLNVPLTAGYSAAVDRKVIPLGSLLWLSTTRPDGSALVRPVAAQDTGGAIVGEVRADLFWGTGEAAGQLAGDMKQQGQIWMLWPKGAALPQVPQVADAAKASP
- a CDS encoding MAPEG family protein, with the protein product MTVALWCILIAICLPYLCTGVAKFSGGKFGLKQNHDPRAFLDSLEGVARRAHSAQLNSFEVTPAFAAAVIVAHLAGNAELVTINVLSVLFITSRLLYIICYLADWAILRSLVWTIGMGLIVSFFVVSV
- a CDS encoding EamA family transporter; the protein is MLATVLVLVAALLHAAWNTLIKFSAERLLVVACMDSVAMLFVALMLPFVASPPLEMWPWILASAAFELLYRYLLIQAYRVGDLGLVYPLMRGLSPLVVLALTLIFAGEVLTAQQIFGILLIPFGMLCLLWQGGGGVRLPWSMLPVVALIGLCIGCYTFIDGQALRHWSHPLDYLVWVTLLSAWPFPVLALVGKRPAFMLFWREQWRLGLAVGCCVLFSYALVLWAMQLGSIAEAAALREISVILVVLFGMRYLKEPFGRSRLLACGLVLIGMLVMKF
- a CDS encoding formate/nitrite transporter family protein, whose protein sequence is MDTPKDGKTPDLSAQEQREVDKNQPPRAAVLHEIIRTQGNQELERSVAALWWSALAAGLTMGLSLMGMGLLSSRLPDGEGFKVIASFGYCAGFLAVILARQQLFTENTLTAVLPIMSKPTLGNFGRLFRLWSVVLVGNLCGTLLVAYVMLHLPIFDTKTDLAFLDIGRKVMENDASKMFAKGIISGWMIATMVWMIPSMESAKMWIIILITYFMALGDFTHIVVGSVEVSYLVFAGELPWKDFWLVFAGPTLVGNIIGGSFIFALISHAQIRSESGPPKTSAQQGQESEWQKIKK
- a CDS encoding hotdog domain-containing protein gives rise to the protein MNFHTRKWVKPEDLNPNGTLFGGSLLRWIDEEAAIYAIVQLGNQRVVTKYISEINFVSASRQGDIIELGITATEFGRTSITLTCEVRNKITRKSILTVEKMVFVNLGEDGLPAPHGRTEIRYVKDQFKDDEIGR
- the ahcY gene encoding adenosylhomocysteinase, translating into MSAVITPVDFNDYKVADMSLAAWGRRETIIAESEMPALMGLRRKYSAEQPLKGAKILGCIHMTIQTAVLIETLVALGAEVRWSSCNIFSTQDQAAAAIAAAGIPVFAWKGETEEEYEWCLEQTILKDGAPWDANMILDDGGDLTELLHKKYPAILDRVHGVTEETTTGVHRLLDMLAKGELKIPAINVNDSVTKSKNDNKYGCRHSLNDAIKRGTDHLLSGKQALVIGYGDVGKGSAQSLRQEGMIVKVSEVDPICAMQACMDGFELVSPFIDGINNGTEASIDKALLGKIDLIVTTTGNVNVCDANMLKALKKRAVVCNIGHFDNEIDTAFMRKNWAWEEVKPQVHKVHRTGPGAFDAQNDDYLILLAEGRLVNLGNATGHPSRIMDGSFANQVLAQIFLFGQKYADLSPAQKAERLTVEVLPKKLDEEVALEMVRGFGGVVTQLTKQQADYIGVTVEGPFKPHAYRY
- the metF gene encoding methylenetetrahydrofolate reductase [NAD(P)H] — encoded protein: MSQDCRYSFEFFPTKTDAGHEKLIATARQLATYNPDFFSCTYGAGGSTRDRTLNTVLQLESEVKVPAAPHLSCVGDSKADLRGLLSQYKAAGIKRIVALRGDLPSGMGIASGEMRHANDLVEFIREETGDHFHIEVAAYPEMHPQARNFEDDLNNFVRKANAGANSAITQYFFNADSYFYFVERVRAKGVNIPIVPGIMPITNYSKLARFSDACGAEIPRWIRKQLEAYGDDTQSIQGFGEQVITEMCERLLQGGAPGLHFYTLNQAEPSLAVWNNLKLPR
- a CDS encoding ABC transporter substrate-binding protein, with the protein product MPLIAQLLTVLLFTCLSLTARGEKLRIVTEPWAPYVYEENGKSLGLDYETTAIVFKRLGIDVEWQFLPWKRCLSMLEQGQADGVLDIFYSDERNATLLYPSEPLSQVEFVMFYTNERPYPFHTLGDLKGLTIGTSPGYLYSKDFSESTLFTREPAPTHEANFGKLERGRIDLLITDRRVGQHLLDHLNIRDKITENPTVISQQSQFLAVRRNAGMDLLVQRFGAELKRFKREPAYAELSARYGASPATDARTTNATTTSRKTVEQQESGAQ
- a CDS encoding DEAD/DEAH box helicase, which codes for MSFASLGLSEALVRAIEAAGYTEPTPVQQRAIPAVLQGRDLMVAAQTGTGKTGGFALPILERLFPNGHPDKSQRHGPRQPRVLVLTPTRELAAQVHESFKVYARDLKFVSACIFGGVGMNPQVQAMSRGVDVLVACPGRLLDLAGQGSVDLSHVEILVLDEADRMLDMGFVHDVKKVLARLPAKRQNLLFSATFSKDITDLAGKLLHNPERIEVTPPNTTVERIEQRVFRLAASHKRSLLAHLITAGAWEQVLVFTRTKHGANRLAEYLDKHGLTAVAIHGNKSQNARTKALADFKAGEVRILVATDIAARGLDIDQLPHVVNFELPNVDEDYVHRIGRTGRAGRSGEAISLVAPDEEKLLKSIERMTKQKIADGDLMGFDSSAVEAEKPEVRERPDVRNPRNPRGPRGDGPNGSGGGGGRKDKGKDKGGKEKPATTGRGDRPAREHKPREGTPAREQQRPAPRAAADRAPDEFLDDDVDNFGNRVDYVPQAKPAQGRGRRPGAPAQGAGAGAPRTSQPQGRQNGPRSSSGATTGTPPAKRSGPRNGAPRDGQARREESRNRRPARDEQPRSEPAVQNPRGPAPKIIHKESKSDRFPTPEQLDQLPGRPRGEKPALLTRNR